A window of Selenomonas ruminantium subsp. lactilytica TAM6421 contains these coding sequences:
- a CDS encoding type II toxin-antitoxin system mRNA interferase toxin, RelE/StbE family: MSNKHFTNNVYSDRIKVSKNTYQKHGGMENEKGLWLGDILPDWLLVYKIVDNELTLVLARTGTHSDLF, translated from the coding sequence ATTTCAAATAAACACTTTACAAATAATGTATATAGTGATAGAATAAAAGTATCAAAAAACACATATCAAAAACATGGAGGAATGGAAAATGAAAAGGGTTTGTGGTTGGGTGATATCCTACCGGATTGGTTGTTGGTTTACAAAATTGTTGATAATGAATTGACATTAGTTCTTGCGAGAACAGGAACTCATAGTGACCTATTTTGA